From the Glutamicibacter halophytocola genome, the window GGAACAGGTCACCGGCGAATATTTCACTTTCCTCGACCCTGACGACTGGTACTCTTGCGAGCACCTGATGACGATGGCCGAGTCGCTGACCGAGCTGCATGTCGACTTCGTGCGCTGCGACCACGTGCGGGTCACCGGCACCAACCGCGTGATTCACCGTGCCCCGCAGGCGCTGCGCGGCATGCCGCTGGACCCCGCCGATGATATCGAGCCGGTCGATTCCCCGTCCATGGTGGACTACACCTTCGTCTGGGCGGGCATGTACCGCACCGAGCTGATGCGAACGCAGGAGCTGTACTACTTCGACTCGCAGCTGCACAGCGCCGAGGACCGGCTGTGGCTATGGAAACTGCACTTGACCACCAGCAAATATGCGGTCGTTTCCTCGCCCGGAGTCTTCTACCGGCGCGGCCTGCCCGGTTCGCTGACCCAGGTCTTCGACCAGCGCCAGCTGGGTTTCATCCCCGCCTACGCGCAGATCCTCAACGAAGTGCGGCTGCACCCGGATGCCGAGCGGCACCTGCCCAAAGCCATGCGCCAGTTCTTCGCGATCGTGTGCCATCATGAGAAACGGGCGAAGAACTATCCGCCCGAGGTCCGCCTGGAAATGAAGCAAAAACTGCGCCAGGTGTTCACCACCATTGACGCGCCCTTGGCACGCCAGGTGGCACTCGAAATGGACGTCGCCCGTCGCCGCCATATCCTCTCCTTCCTGCAGCCAGGTCAGATCGGGGCCGCCAAGTGATCGCACTGATTGAAGCCAGCAGCTACTTCCAGCTTGCTTCTCTGGCCGCGATGGCCGATGCAGGACTGCTTCCCGATGCCGATGAACGGGTATTGGTCCTGGCCAACGGTTCACAGGTCCCGGAATTGACGACGCCGCTGGATCAGGTCCCGGGCTTTGAAAAGCTGGCAGCTCGTTTCGACCGGGTCGTGGACTTCGCAGCCCTGGCTGCCCCGCGCCGCCCTTCCCAGTTCAACCCGCGCGAGGACGAGCTGCACATCTTCGAGCGGCTTTTGCGCAGCGCCTGGGATCTTGGTTCCGAGCCGCTGACTCTCGTTCTGGAATCCGTCCAGGTCAACCCGGCTCGGGCACTGGCCCGCATCTTCTTCGACGCCCAGCTGTGGGTGCATTCCGATGGGCTGATGTCCTACGGGCCGACCCGCAATCGGCTGCCGATGCCGCTGCGCCAGCGCTTGATGGGGACCATCCACGTTGACCTGGTTCCCGGGTTGGAGCCGCACCTGCTGGCCGAGCTCCAGCCGGTCCGCAAGGTCCTGCGGGCC encodes:
- a CDS encoding glycosyltransferase family 2 protein, with amino-acid sequence MDLIPGRISVVIPAYNQEAYICDALSSLTRQKLGRWELEVLVVDDASDDQTSALVSSYQDRLPGLRLISLPENSGVSAARNAGLEQVTGEYFTFLDPDDWYSCEHLMTMAESLTELHVDFVRCDHVRVTGTNRVIHRAPQALRGMPLDPADDIEPVDSPSMVDYTFVWAGMYRTELMRTQELYYFDSQLHSAEDRLWLWKLHLTTSKYAVVSSPGVFYRRGLPGSLTQVFDQRQLGFIPAYAQILNEVRLHPDAERHLPKAMRQFFAIVCHHEKRAKNYPPEVRLEMKQKLRQVFTTIDAPLARQVALEMDVARRRHILSFLQPGQIGAAK